In Eucalyptus grandis isolate ANBG69807.140 chromosome 4, ASM1654582v1, whole genome shotgun sequence, the following proteins share a genomic window:
- the LOC104442631 gene encoding uncharacterized protein At4g18490-like — translation MAESPKDTAVVNQKEDKSLLDAEFGKEFLTSWKSLSVAEDDAVDFSFDTVGKGKTKKFNFDKLDVDFNLDGDFDKFSSFKVDMPDLDFSHPSKKSPNKDRNEAESPDEGNSKKRFSFSFDFNELDGFNLDSPMTEGEQGGKKVIGSKGRSSEMNEHQGSKTRLPEAIPDSEDNAMIDNVQSSCCVGTPEIQVGTSVMSTSMPNPSLDWVPKPTACRNSITEQSSFQRTNSACSYESDQQDHSSDKTASREVHIQPGVDANLSTIPELPRKDLPIFNSLNCTLGEEQSYREESVGEATYSHGNMQSEGSSVPHVPGTPGEANGSNKPFLDTLNATKADNKDAKPVTSLNDTACIIPSKVLHDSEMAVFSREPGQAHSNRFKRSEETTSQSSREPSTGRKLTQFSSKGLASLHLNETRLGDNAKDSQVGGKSLVGLNSQAREQTKRQPPLAGCHISVRPTSQLGSLCKTSSLNELSKPTDKRCVNPEVTNSSKESFKDSRVRNVDVKNSNSLNSAKRAFHLSSLRMMRAIRTKEGQLGSNPTEEISSMRDSEQIMAMRALPHCSKSTENGSLLKSSLKRKSYEGSDDNLMPFSPLKQLSQSPSEKRSFRDSSKTVVTEQGSVANLMSFSPPEWPSESPSEKRSFRESSKAVVTEQVCNHENTDQSKTDSLSGDHPKFQLKISPKARSTEIGSPSVMESDENVEKAEAYTKELEDICNMLKKKQEEAKELLVRSLVTNNYLLMLNHPIYEEQISFWLSIISQDVLWAVHDMFLFPFGISL, via the exons ATGGCAGAATCACCTAAGGACACGGCAGTGGTGAATCAGAAAGAGGATAAATCATTACTAG ATGCTGAATTTGGAAAGGAGTTCCTGACCTCCTGGAAGTCGTTGTCTGTGGCAGAAGATGATGCAGTGGATTTTAGCTTTGATACAGTTGGCAAAggcaaaacaaagaaattcaaCTTTGATAAACT GGATGTCGATTTTAACCTTGATGGCGACTTTGACAAGTTTTCATCATTCAAAGTGGATATGCCAGATCTTGATTTCTCTCATCCATCTAAGAAATCTCCAAACAAGGACAGAAATGAAGCAGAATCACCTGATGAAGGAAATTCcaagaaaagattttctttctcctttgatTTTAATGA GTTGGATGGCTTTAATCTTGATTCACCCATGACTGAGGGAGAACAAGGTGGGAAGAAGGTTATAGGAAGCAAAGGGAGATCATCAGAGATGAATGAGCACCAGGGCTCGAAAACTCGCCTTCCTGAGGCAATTCCTGACTCTGAGGATAATGCTATGATTGATAATGTTCAATCATCATGCTGTGTGGGTACACCAGAGATTCAAGTAGGAACTTCTGTAATGTCAACTTCTATGCCTAACCCAAGTCTGGATTGGGTGCCAAAGCCCACAGCCTGTAGAAATTCAATTACAGAACAATCTTCTTTCCAAAGGACAAACAGTGCGTGTTCTTATGAATCTGATCAACAAGATCATTCATCAGACAAAACAGCGTCAAGAGAAGTACATATTCAGCCTGGGGTTGATGCAAATTTAAGTACCATCCCAGAGCTTCCAAGAAAAGATCTGCCTATTTTCAACAGTTTAAATTGCACTTTGGGTGAAGAGCAGAGTTACAGGGAAGAATCAGTAGGGGAAGCCACATATTCTCATGGCAACATGCAGTCAGAAGGTTCAAGTGTGCCACATGTTCCAGGAACACCAGGGGAGGCAAATGGAAGCAATAAACCTTTTCTTGATACATTGAATGCTACTAAGGCTGACAACAAAGACGCCAAGCCTGTGACAAGTCTTAATGATACAGCCTGTATTATCCCAAGTAAAGTACTGCATGATAGTGAAATGGCTGTTTTCAG TAGAGAGCCTGGACAAGCCCACTCGAATCGTTTCAAGAGATCAGAGGAAACTACGAGTCAGTCTTCTCGAGAACCATCAACTGGGAGAAAGCTTACTCAATTTAGCAGCAAAGGACTTGCTTCTTTACATCTAAATGAAACTAG GTTGGGAGATAATGCCAAGGATTCTCAAGTTGGGGGAAAGTCGCTCGTTGGTCTAAATTCACAGGCAAGGGAGCAAACAAAAAGGCAACCTCCTCTGGCTGGATGCCATATCAGTGTGAGACCCACTTCTCAACTGGG TTCTCTATGCAAGACGAGCAGTTTAAATGAGTTGTCAAAACCAACTGATAAGAGATGCGTGAATCCTGAAGTCACGAATTCCAGCAAGGAGTCTTTTAAGGATTCAAGGGTCAGAAATGTTGATGTGAAGAACAGTAACTCTCTTAATTCTGCCAAGAGGGCTTTTCATCTTTCTAGCTTGAGAATGATGAG GGCCATAAGAACCAAAGAAGGCCAACTTGGTTCTAATCCTACAGAGGAAATCAGTTCCATGAGGGACTCTGAGCAAATTATGGCTATGCGAGCATTACCTCATTGTAGCAAAAGCACCGAAAACGGATCACTTCTCAAGTCATCCTTAAAGCGGAAATCATATGAG GGATCAGATGACAATTTAATGCCATTTAGTCCATTAAAACAGCTCTCTCAGTCTCCAAGTGAGAAAAG AAGTTTCAGAGATTCCTCCAAAACTGTTGTCACAGAACAG GGGTCAGTTGCCAATTTGATGTCATTTAGTCCACCGGAATGGCCCTCTGAATCTCCTAGTGaaaaaag AAGTTTCAGAGAATCCTCCAAAGCTGTTGTCACAGAACAG GTTTGCAATCATGAGAACACCGATCAAAGCAAAACGGACAGTCTGTCTGGTGACCATCCTAAATTTCAGCTTAAGATCTCTCCTAAGGCAAGGTCCACCGAAATTGGAAGTCCATCGGTCATGGAATCTGATGAAAATGTTGAAAAGGCTGAAGCTTATACCAAGGAACTTGAAGAT ATCTGCAACATGCTAAAGAAGAAGCAGGAAGAAGCTAAAGAATTGCTTGTTCGATCACTTGTGACCAACAACTATCTACTAATGCTTAATCATCCCATCTACGAAGAACAGATATCCTTCTGGTTATCAATAATTTCACAGGATGTTCTTTGGGCTGTTCATGATAtgtttcttttcccctttggcATATCTTTGTAA
- the LOC104440928 gene encoding disease resistance protein RPV1-like — translation MASSDPGTLSGSEYQVFLSFRGPDTRAGFTDVLFHSLIDAGIFAFRDDEELRVGERIDGSLQRAIDNSKIYIPIFSRTYASSQWCLCKLAQIMSNTSKSEGNKEMLPIFFDVDPDDVKLKTPLYLDAILTLKQEKKLRNEQVDAWKEALIQVKAVKGWEVKKYKGYGELIKLVVEEVVEKLKTKHRLVTEHLVGIDDQVEAISKLLDVNSNGVRLIKIYGMGGIGKTTLAKVVFNQLSSHFKKCCCFLEDVREKSSRIDGILGLQKKLLSEISNPTGTRSIDEIDYGMRRTGEALCNKKVFIVLDDVDNNEQVEKLVGKITFYSGSRVLITTRNKDVLQINKLKCQILDYEMEVISTNHALELFSRHAFNRNSPSDDYNDLSREIVYAIGRLPLALEVIGSYLHHKTQELWKETLDRLRKAPHKDVFGKLKISYDALSFEHQQIFLDIACFFIGEDKANATYMWKDCEFFPNTGIAILISMSLIKILENNKFWMHDQLRDLGREIVCLENPINPEERSRIWIREEVLDATRTNEINKKVQALYLDTSAHGVVVQSKEIGRFEHLRFLKLSRLSLVGETMSHLTKLRWISLRRIYKWTNMYLKNVVVLEFSAIDLLDDSRLQNIMKMARKLKVLSLESCGSIIRTPDFSECPHLERLTFEWCSNLRKIDGSIGKLKHLIDLKIENCHSLEHLPEEIGDLVSLQYFFVDSYKIKKIPYSIWKLKSLHEVHFSNNFDGLDSTNSWDLPNAIGLLPNLEVLQINSRNLKGQFPSGIENLPILRILSLSKTCVSEVPGAISMLPCLERIELMECDEIQELPTLPTSLTYLGVSSASLQVVPNLSNLTNLVELDLDDRGGVGDKLCTGELWWIGRLSKLTKLSYGLHNVLVPTELASLHLLNELALFGLDQQTIPQLPLSLQKLSLDNFNFIAPSQNLENLSCLELYCSPMLEFQLDGLRLPHLKELLVQYCLLLERLKLSRMRKLKDVKVDHCSELVEIQFSWVFESLEALSMTSGESFERLVYESANESIRCEGRLIFPSRALNNLRALTLDDCPKILDIQVVGVSESWEHFELFNCPSLQSIGGLSNLKNLKSLNIQQCNKLQVVEGIDQLEFLGQLLLYQCLSLEKLIDISTTRLPNDCNVSIANCRRLLHGVNKEFEGPVESLKHYKESCFDWIWTCFEGMWNFQR, via the exons ATGGCGAGTTCAGATCCAGGAACGTTGTCGGGAAGTGAGTATCAAGTATTTTTGAGTTTTAGAGGACCCGACACCCGCGCTGGATTCACTGACGTCCTCTTCCATAGCTTGATTGATGCTGGAATCTTTGCCTTCCGAGATGATGAAGAGCTCCGTGTCGGTGAGAGGATCGATGGCTCACTCCAGCGAGCAATTGACAATTCCAAGatctacatacccatcttctctcgTACATATGCTTCAAGCCAATGGTGCCTATGCAAGCTTGCCCAAATCATGTCAAACACCTCCAAATCGGAAGGCAATAAAGAGATGTTACCTATTTTCTTCGATGTGGACCCTGATGATGTTAAGTTGAAAACCCCGTTGTATCTTGATGCCATACTTACTttgaagcaagagaagaagTTGAGAAATGAGCAAGTAGATGCTTGGAAAGAGGCTCTCATACAAGTTAAAGCGGTAAAGGGGTGGGAGGTGAAGAAATACAAAGG CTATGGAgaattgatcaaattggtaGTTGAAGAGGTTGTGGAAAAGTTGAAGACAAAACATAGATTGGTGACCGAACATTTAGTTGGAATCGATGATCAAGTAGAAGCCATAAGCAAATTATTAGACGTTAATTCCAATGGTGTGCGACTCATTAAAATATATGGTATGGGGGGTATCGGtaaaacaactcttgccaaggtcGTCTTCAACCAACTATCATCTCATTTTAAAAAGTGTTGTTGTTTCCTTGAAGATGTTCGAGAGAAGTCATCAAGAATTGATGGCATACTTGGCttacaaaaaaagttattatcCGAAATCAGCAACCCTACAGGAACAAGGAGCATTGACGAAATCGATTATGGAATGAGGAGGACTGGAGAAGCACTTTGCAATAAGAAAGTATTCATTGTACTTGATGATGTTGATAACAACGAACAAGTGGAGAAGTTAGTTGGAAAAATTACTTTCTATTCGGGATCGAGAGTATTAATTACAACTAGAAATAAAGATGTTTTGCAAATCAACAAGTTGAAGTGTCAAATTTTAGATTATGAAATGGAGGTGATAAGTACTAATCATGCACTTGAGCTTTTCAGTAGGCATGCATTTAATAGAAACTCTCCTTCAGATGATTACAATGATCTTTCAAGAGAAATCGTATATGCTATTGGGAGACTTCCATTGGCTCTTGAAGTAATTGGTTCATATCTCCACCACAAAACGCAAGAACTGTGGAAAGAGACATTGGACAGGTTAAGAAAAGCGCCTCACAAAGATGTTTTTGGAAAGTTGAAGATCAGCTATGATGCCTTAAGCTTTGAGCAtcaacaaatttttcttgatattgcatgctttttcaTTGGTGAAGATAAGGCGAATGCAACTTACATGTGGAAAGATTGTGAGTTTTTCCCAAATACTGGAATTGCTATCCTCATTAGCatgtctttgataaagattttgGAGAACAATAAGTTTTGGATGCACGATCAACtcagagatcttggaagggaaattgtttgTCTAGAAAATCCAATAAATCCTGAAGAGCGGAGTAGGATTTGGATTCGGGAGGAGGTCCTTGATGCAACTAGAACAAATGAG ATAAACAAGAAGGTTCAAGCACTATATCTTGACACATCTGCCCATGGAGTTGTGGTTCAAAGTAAAGAGATTGGAAGGTTTGAACATCTAAGATTCCTTAAATTATCTCGATTAAGCCTTGTTGGGGAGACAATGAGTCATCTTACCAAATTAAGATGGATTTCTTTGAGGAGAATCTATAAATGGACCAACATGTACCTAAAGAATGTAgtagttcttgaattttcagCAATTGATCTCTTAGATGATTCAAGATTACAAAACATAATGAAG ATGgcaagaaaattgaaagttctttctcTTGAAAGTTGTGGTAGCATAATTAGAACACCAGACTTCTCTGAATGCCCACATTTAGAGAGACTTACTTTTGAATGGTGTtccaatttgagaaaaatcGATGGCTCTATTGGGAAGTTGAAGCATCTAATTGACTTGAAGATTGAAAACTGCCATTCTCTTGAGCATCTGCCTGAAGAAATTGGGGACCTAGTTAGTCTACAATACTTCTTTGTAGATTCttacaaaataaagaaaatcccATATTCCATATGGAAGTTGAAATCATTACATGAGGTGCACTTTTCAAATAACTTTGATGGATTAGATTCAACAAATTCGTGGGACTTGCCTAATGCTATTGGATTGCTTCCGAATCTGGAAGTGCTTCAAATCAATAGTCGCAATTTAAAAGGTCAATTTCCTTCTGGAATTGAAAATTTGCCCATTCTAAGAATTCTAAGTCTATCAAAAACTTGTGTTAGTGAAGTTCCAGGAGCCATTAGCATGCTTCCTTGCCTGGAAAGAATTGAGTTGATGGAATGTGATGAGATTCAAGAGTTGCCAACACTCCCTACAAGTTTAACCTATCTAGGAGTATCATCTGCATCGTTGCAAGTTGTCCCAAATCTCTCAAATTTGACTAATTTGGTTGAGTTGGATCTAGATGATCGTGGAGGAGTAGGAGATAAACTTTGTACCGGTGAGTTATGGTGGATTGGGAGGTTGTCCAAACTAACCAAATTGAGTTACGGACTTCACAATGTCCTTGTTCCCACCGAACTAGCCTCCCTTCATCTGCTAAATGAACTTGCTTTGTTTGGATTGGACCAACAAACCATTCCACAACTTCCCTTATCTCTGCAAAAGTTAAGCCTtgacaatttcaatttcattgcgCCCTCTCAGAACCTAGAAAATTTGTCATGTTTAGAGCTCTATTGCTCTCCAATGCTAGAATTTCAACTTGACGGGCTTCGACTTCCACATCTAAAGGAGTTGCTTGTGCAATATTGTTTACTTCTCGAGAGATTGAAGCTATCAAGAATGAGGAAGCTGAAAGATGTCAAGGTGGATCATTGTTCAGAGTTAGTTGAGATCCAATTTTCTTGGGTGTTTGAATCTTTGGAGGCATTGTCTATGACATCCGGCGAGTCCTTTGAAAGGCTAGTTTATGAGTCTGCTAATGAGTCAATTCGTTGTGAAGGGAGACTAATTTTTCCATCGAGAGCCTTAAATAACTTGCGTGCTCTCACACTGGATGATTGCCCTAAGATACTCGACATTCAAGTTGTTGGTGTGTCAGAATCATGGGAacactttgaacttttcaattgtCCCTCATTGCAAAGTATTGGTGGTTTATCAAACTTAAAGAACCTGAAGTCTCTAAACATCCAGCAGTGCAATAAGCTACAGGTTGTCGAGGGCATCGACCAGTTGGAGTTTTTAGGCCAATTACTACTTTATCAATGCCTATCATTAGAAAAATTGATTGATATATCAACCACCAGACTGCCGAATGATTGCAACGTAAGTATCGCCAATTGTAGGAGACTACTACATGGGGTTAACAAAGAATTCGAAGGCCCCGTCGAGTCTTTAAAGCATTATAAG GAATCATGCTTCGATTGGATTTGGACATGTTTTGAAGGCATGTGGAATTTTCAAAGATAA